In the genome of Achromobacter sp. MFA1 R4, the window CCGTGGCGGGATCCTCGGTCATCCGGCCGGTCAACATGCGCGCCTGGATATCGGTGGGCGCGTCCGTCGTGTTGCCGGCCGTATCGGTCGTGTACGCATAAATCGACTTGGCGCCGAGCTGCGGCATCAAGGCTGCATAGCCGCAAGAATTCGGCGCCGCCCGCCGCAAGGCCTCGCGGCTGGCAAGCTGCACGACGAGAAACGGTAAGCCGACCGATACCACCATGGGCGCGTGTTCGGACACCGCGATGTCGGCGGGCGCCAGCCGCAGCGCGCGCGCCACCGCCTCCACCGGCGCCTCGCTGCCGCGGGACAATGGCTGCGGCGCAAGCAGTTGCGCACCCTGCAGACCGCGCTCGCCGTAGACCAGCGCAATACGCACCAGGCCCGCCTCCTCTTCGAACACGAACGCTTGCGGCGCTGGCCGCCCCGCCGCGATCTGCTCGCGCGCCAGCACCACGGCCGTGCCGACGTTCGGATGACCGGCAAACGGCAC includes:
- a CDS encoding PhzF family phenazine biosynthesis protein, producing MRYRYVTADVFTGHAYLGNPLAVVLDAQGLDASQMQRIAREFNYSETSFVMPARDPAHTARVRIFTPDREVPFAGHPNVGTAVVLAREQIAAGRPAPQAFVFEEEAGLVRIALVYGERGLQGAQLLAPQPLSRGSEAPVEAVARALRLAPADIAVSEHAPMVVSVGLPFLVVQLASREALRRAAPNSCGYAALMPQLGAKSIYAYTTDTAGNTTDAPTDIQARMLTGRMTEDPATGSATAAVTALRASIAGKGDLRLRVGQGVDMGRASLLLAEAQPRDDGVWAKVSGQAVVVMEGTLPAPAGH